AGGTAAAGACATTGAAATTAAATAAGATCCTGTTCCATCAGGCTGTGGGCGATTTGGAGTGAATTCCACGCAGCGCCTTTGAGCAGGTTATCAGAAACGATCCATAGATGGAATCCATTAGGAATATCCGGGTCCTTGCGGATTCGTCCGACGAATACATCAGGGCTTCCTGCTGCCTGCAGCGGCGTGGGGTATAACTGCTCTGAAGGGTTATCCTGTACGACAACACCAGGTGATCGGGACAGCAGCTCACGAATTTCACTCACGGACGCAGGAGCTGCCAGCTCAATGTATACAGATTCGGAATGGCCAGTGACGACAGGAACGCGAACACAGGTTGCAGCCATTTTTAAGAAGGGCAGCTCCATGATTTTTTTTGTTTCATCCATCATCTTCTGCTCTTCGAAGCTATAGTCATTGTCTGTGAATACATCGACCTGGGGCAGAACGTTGAATGCTATCGGATAATGCTTTTTATCTTTTTTGGCAGGCAGCAGGTTAGCTTGAGCAGGTTCTCCCTGAAGAGAGGCTTGCGCTTGGGACAGCAGCTCGGTTATAGCCCCGACACCTGAACCCGATACGGCCTGATAGGTGGAGACGATAATACGTTCGAGACCGTAAGTGTGGTGTATAGGTGTAAGAGCAGTGACCATTTGCAGGGCAGAGCAGTTCGGTACGGATACGATGCCTTGGTGGGTCTGCAGCACATGTGGATTGACCTCAGGAACCACTAACGGCACTTCCTTATGCATACGGAATTCACTTGTATTATCTATAACGATCGCGCCGCTTCTCACCGCAATAGGCACGAATTGCCTTGACACCTCACCGCCAGCGCTGAAAAAGGCGATATCTACATCTTCAAAGCTGGACGCTGTCAGCTCTTCACACGGGATTTGTTCATCTCGAAACGAGATGAGTGTGCCTGCAGATCTCCGAGAGGAGAGCAGCTTCAATTGACCGATTGCAAAATGTGTATCTTGTTCAAGCAGTTCCTTAATTTTAGTTCCGACAGCTCCGGTAGCGCCGACGATTGCCACATGGTACTCTGTTTTTTTCATGGATTAATGGTCCTCCTCACATCTTGAATTCATTCATTGTAATACAGCAGATGGTATAATGATCATCAGAAGATCCGATAAGGTTGTTCGCAAAGGATGATATAAAAGGAGCACCGCTATGGATATCAAGCATGTCAAAACATTTTGTGCTGTAGTGAAGCACGGAGGCTTCTCCAAAGCGGCAGAAGCGCTTAGCTATGCGCAATCCACCGTTACGATGCATATTCAGTCCTTGGAGCAGGATTTGAGCTTGCGTCTGTTTGACCGTCTTGGCAAGAAGACGATCCTGACTGAGCCGGGTGAACGATTTTACCAGTATGCCATTGAGCTGCTTGTCATCTATGAGAAGGCGAAGGAGATATCCAGAGAGAAGCACGAAGTGGCCGGAAGCCTGAGCATTACAGCGAATGAATCGGTTGCTGTATATCTACTGCCTGGGATACTCAAGAGGTTGACTACTTTTCCATATACAAACACAAAGAATGTAACGCTTAAAGGCGGGTACATTCTTTTTTTTACAAAAAGAGGTTGACTTGGTATGAGCTTAGTTTGTATAGTGTGTATAAATATATATACAGTAATCACACCTGGAATGGTGAGGAGGATATACAGCATGAGTTCGAAAGTAAGGAAGCAAGCTTGGTGGATGACGAGGCAGGAAATGGGGCGAGATTGGCTTCAATGGATCTGGACTCTGTTGTTCACAGCGTATGCGGCAATTATGTGCGGCGCCTCCATGCATGAAGCACTGAAGGATAAAGGCTATACGTTAATGGGAGATAACTTCTTCCTTATATTCGTCCCATTCTTAGGCTTTTTATTCTCAAGAAGGTCCTTTCGTTATTTACAGGAGGACTCATATACACAGATGCTTGCTTATATGAGACGGATTCCTGTTCCTGTGGATGCCCTTCTCTTGAATCGTATCATTCAAATGCAATCACTTTTGTAATTAACGGAATTGCATTCTTCAGCTTGATCTATGTAGCAGCTCTTCGAGGAGAGCAATTTGGACTATCGGGGGTCCTGGCGTTCACAATCATGTGGATTGGGTACGGGCTGTTCATTAACTCGATCTACTTCTACTGGGAATTTAATTGCAGCGGCAAGCGATATTTTGTTCAAACCATGGCTCTGATGCTATTCACTCTGCTCGTATCATTGCTAGCTGCGATGTTCGACCAGAATTTGATTAAAATTACACTTCAGCAAAGTGCGGATTATGGTTTATTATCGCCGATGATGTGGGGGATACTGCTCATCGCTGCAGCCAGTCTTACGATCAGCTTCAAGTTGACTCGTAGACAATTGTTACAAAGGGATTTGAGTTAAGGAAGCAGGACGGAGACGAACAAATGAGAACAATGAAGGATGAACCTATACAGGCTGAGGGGGTGCGCAACCTGTGAATATACCTATTCAAATTAACGAGAACAGTGCGGAGCCCTTGTACCATCAGATTGAAAGTCAGCTACGTTCACTAATTATATCCGGTCAGGTTAAGGAGGGAACGCTATTGCCGTCTATTCGTGAATTCGCAGGCAGTCTAAGCTGCAGTGTAATTACCGTGCGAAGAGTGTATCAGGATCTGGAGAATGAAGGGCTTCTTCGTACAAAACAAGGCACGGGCACTTTCGTAGCTGAAGTCGGAATGAAGGAGCGAAACGAGTTCAAGCTGACGGCAGTTAAGGAGGCGCTTGTTCAGGCAGCCAAGGTTGGCATCTCCGTTGGCAGTACGAAGGAAGAGCTGACCGCATGG
This sequence is a window from Paenibacillus urinalis. Protein-coding genes within it:
- a CDS encoding aspartate-semialdehyde dehydrogenase; the encoded protein is MKKTEYHVAIVGATGAVGTKIKELLEQDTHFAIGQLKLLSSRRSAGTLISFRDEQIPCEELTASSFEDVDIAFFSAGGEVSRQFVPIAVRSGAIVIDNTSEFRMHKEVPLVVPEVNPHVLQTHQGIVSVPNCSALQMVTALTPIHHTYGLERIIVSTYQAVSGSGVGAITELLSQAQASLQGEPAQANLLPAKKDKKHYPIAFNVLPQVDVFTDNDYSFEEQKMMDETKKIMELPFLKMAATCVRVPVVTGHSESVYIELAAPASVSEIRELLSRSPGVVVQDNPSEQLYPTPLQAAGSPDVFVGRIRKDPDIPNGFHLWIVSDNLLKGAAWNSLQIAHSLMEQDLI
- a CDS encoding LysR family transcriptional regulator, which codes for MDIKHVKTFCAVVKHGGFSKAAEALSYAQSTVTMHIQSLEQDLSLRLFDRLGKKTILTEPGERFYQYAIELLVIYEKAKEISREKHEVAGSLSITANESVAVYLLPGILKRLTTFPYTNTKNVTLKGGYILFFTKRG
- a CDS encoding GntR family transcriptional regulator: MNIPIQINENSAEPLYHQIESQLRSLIISGQVKEGTLLPSIREFAGSLSCSVITVRRVYQDLENEGLLRTKQGTGTFVAEVGMKERNEFKLTAVKEALVQAAKVGISVGSTKEELTAWFSEVLREVYDGKEEKQS